A genomic segment from Nitrospira sp. encodes:
- a CDS encoding NAD-dependent glyceraldehyde-3-phosphate dehydrogenase, protein MTTRIGINGFGRIGRNVLRASLGDPSLEFVAINDLTDAKTLAYLLKYDSVHGTLQASVEVKDDQIIVDGRAIKVLAVKDPKELPWKALGVDIVVESTGRFTDREGAGKHLSAGAKTVIISAPAKDPDATVVLGVNENVYDAKTHHILSNASCTTNCLAPVAKVLLDNFGIKHGVMTTIHSYTNDQQLLDLPHKDLRRARAAAMSMIPTSTGAAKALHLVLPQLKGKMDGLAIRVPTPNVSLVDLTVETEQDCDVATVNAAFKKAADGPMKNIMAYSEAPIVSIDQTGDAHSATVDAPLTAVIDKRLVKVTAWYDNEWGYSCRVRDLIKFIVAHAS, encoded by the coding sequence ATGACCACACGCATCGGCATCAATGGATTCGGACGTATCGGCCGCAATGTGCTTCGCGCTTCCCTGGGAGATCCCAGCTTGGAATTTGTCGCCATCAACGACCTCACCGACGCCAAGACGTTGGCCTACCTGCTCAAATACGACTCGGTCCACGGCACGCTCCAAGCGTCCGTTGAAGTCAAGGACGATCAGATTATCGTCGATGGACGCGCCATCAAGGTCCTGGCCGTCAAGGATCCCAAAGAACTTCCTTGGAAAGCACTGGGAGTCGATATCGTGGTGGAATCCACCGGGCGCTTTACCGATCGGGAAGGGGCGGGAAAACATCTCTCGGCCGGGGCGAAGACCGTGATCATTTCAGCCCCGGCGAAAGACCCCGATGCCACCGTGGTCCTGGGCGTGAACGAGAACGTCTACGATGCCAAGACTCACCATATCCTGTCCAACGCCTCCTGCACCACCAACTGCCTCGCTCCCGTCGCCAAGGTCCTGCTGGACAACTTCGGCATCAAACATGGCGTCATGACGACGATCCATTCCTATACGAACGACCAGCAACTGCTCGACCTGCCCCACAAGGATCTCCGGCGGGCTCGTGCCGCCGCCATGTCGATGATTCCGACCAGCACCGGCGCGGCCAAGGCCCTCCACCTCGTCCTTCCGCAATTAAAGGGCAAGATGGACGGACTGGCCATTCGCGTGCCGACCCCCAACGTCTCGCTGGTGGACCTCACCGTTGAAACCGAACAGGATTGCGACGTTGCAACAGTCAATGCCGCATTCAAAAAAGCCGCCGACGGCCCCATGAAAAACATCATGGCCTATTCGGAAGCGCCCATCGTCTCGATCGACCAAACGGGTGACGCCCATTCCGCGACCGTGGATGCCCCGTTGACCGCCGTCATCGACAAACGGCTCGTCAAGGTCACCGCCTGGTACGACAATGAATGGGGGTACTCCTGCCGCGTGCGGGATCTGATCAAGTTCATCGTCGCGCACGCATCATAA
- a CDS encoding Phosphoglycerate kinase: MNLRKRIIEDVQLRGKRVIIRADYNVPLDDSLQITDDTRIRSTLPTINRAVDEGAKVILCSHLGRPKGKFDPKFSLAPVAKRLQRLLGKEVIFAPDCIGSAVEGLVAKMKPGDVMLLENLRFHAEEENNDDGFSKALASLADVYINDAFGAAHRAHASTVGITKFIPEAAAGYLLKKEIEYLEGAVENPVRPFVAILGGAKVSGKIGVIENLGKKVDKVIIGGGMAFTFLKAMGLEIGLSLVENDMLDFAKGVQDHAFSSGVKFYLPVDCVVAASREPGAETKIVPVQEIPKGWYGLDIGPASVKLFSEAVQNAKTILWNGPMGMFEVDAFARGTLAMAHSVANAYALTIVGGGETALAIHRAGESESISFISTGGGAALELLEGKTLPGLAALPNRQP, encoded by the coding sequence ATGAATCTTCGGAAACGAATCATCGAGGATGTCCAACTTCGCGGAAAACGCGTCATCATCCGCGCCGACTATAACGTCCCGCTCGATGATTCGCTGCAGATTACCGATGATACCAGAATCCGTTCGACACTCCCGACCATCAATCGCGCCGTCGATGAGGGAGCCAAGGTCATTCTCTGCTCACACCTCGGTCGCCCCAAGGGGAAATTCGACCCCAAATTCAGCCTGGCGCCGGTCGCAAAGCGCTTGCAGCGCCTGCTCGGCAAGGAAGTGATTTTCGCCCCGGACTGCATCGGCTCCGCGGTCGAAGGCCTCGTCGCCAAGATGAAGCCGGGCGATGTCATGTTGTTGGAAAACCTTCGCTTCCACGCGGAAGAGGAGAACAACGACGACGGATTCTCCAAGGCCCTGGCCTCCCTAGCCGATGTATACATCAACGACGCGTTCGGTGCCGCCCATCGCGCCCACGCCTCCACGGTCGGCATTACCAAATTCATTCCCGAGGCAGCAGCCGGCTACCTGCTGAAGAAAGAAATCGAATACTTGGAAGGGGCGGTTGAAAACCCGGTCCGTCCGTTCGTTGCCATCCTCGGCGGGGCGAAAGTATCGGGGAAGATCGGGGTGATCGAGAACCTCGGGAAAAAAGTCGACAAGGTCATCATCGGCGGCGGCATGGCCTTTACGTTTTTGAAGGCCATGGGGCTCGAGATCGGCCTATCGCTTGTCGAGAACGACATGCTCGACTTCGCCAAAGGCGTCCAAGACCATGCCTTTTCCAGCGGTGTGAAATTCTACCTTCCGGTGGATTGCGTCGTGGCGGCAAGCCGGGAGCCTGGTGCCGAAACGAAAATCGTTCCGGTCCAAGAAATCCCCAAGGGATGGTATGGGTTGGACATCGGACCGGCGTCCGTCAAGCTGTTCTCAGAGGCCGTCCAGAATGCCAAGACCATTCTCTGGAATGGTCCGATGGGCATGTTCGAAGTCGATGCCTTCGCCAGGGGCACCCTTGCGATGGCCCATTCCGTGGCCAATGCCTATGCGCTGACCATCGTCGGCGGCGGCGAAACGGCGCTCGCCATCCATCGCGCCGGGGAGTCCGAAAGCATCTCGTTCATCTCAACCGGTGGCGGCGCGGCCCTCGAACTGCTCGAAGGCAAGACCCTCCCCGGCCTTGCGGCACTCCCCAATCGTCAACCGTAG
- a CDS encoding Triosephosphate isomerase: protein MRTRFLVGNWKMNKTASEAAAFVRRLLQQVSSTAGIQVGLTPPFTALQAVRDALGSCPLFLLGAQNLYWEENGAFTGEVSSAMLKDLGCHFVLIGHSERRQYFGEQDAWTNKKVLAAIRHGLQPILCVGETLQDRDAGNTDTVIQRQLRAGLAGMEATSLESLTIAYEPVWAIGTGRAASPDQAVPVHRLIRRTIDGLSGSDSGGKVRILYGGSVTPQNIADFLVSEEIDGALVGGACLDPASFATLISVALGSRPTTA from the coding sequence GTGAGAACGCGCTTTCTTGTCGGCAACTGGAAAATGAACAAGACCGCCTCTGAGGCGGCGGCATTCGTTCGCCGACTGCTCCAACAGGTGTCAAGCACCGCCGGGATCCAGGTCGGCCTCACTCCTCCGTTTACCGCATTGCAGGCCGTCCGTGACGCGCTCGGTTCTTGTCCTCTCTTCCTGCTCGGCGCACAAAACCTTTACTGGGAGGAAAATGGAGCCTTCACCGGCGAAGTGTCCAGCGCGATGCTGAAGGATCTCGGCTGCCACTTCGTCCTCATCGGCCACTCTGAACGGCGGCAATACTTCGGAGAACAAGACGCCTGGACCAACAAAAAAGTGCTGGCAGCAATCCGACATGGGCTTCAACCGATCCTTTGCGTGGGAGAAACCCTCCAGGACCGCGACGCCGGCAATACCGACACCGTCATCCAACGACAACTGCGGGCCGGGCTTGCAGGGATGGAAGCGACATCGCTCGAAAGCCTCACGATCGCCTACGAGCCGGTCTGGGCCATTGGGACGGGTCGGGCCGCATCGCCCGATCAGGCCGTTCCGGTCCATCGGTTGATCCGCCGTACCATCGATGGACTCAGTGGATCAGACAGCGGCGGCAAGGTCCGTATTCTCTACGGCGGGAGCGTCACACCGCAGAATATTGCCGACTTTCTCGTTTCCGAAGAAATCGACGGCGCACTCGTGGGCGGGGCTTGTTTAGATCCCGCCTCTTTTGCTACACTCATCTCGGTCGCTCTCGGGTCCAGACCCACCACGGCCTAA
- a CDS encoding Protein translocase membrane subunit SecG codes for MYTLLVIVHVIVCLLMIGAILLQSGKGAEIGAAFGGSSQTVFGSRGPANFLSKFTVITAFVFMFTSLSLAILAKDRNFSSTVIDLNKKPAETAPNSTPSDNAKPSATESHPSGEGSH; via the coding sequence ATGTACACATTACTCGTCATCGTCCATGTCATTGTCTGTCTGCTGATGATCGGCGCGATCCTGCTGCAATCAGGCAAGGGGGCTGAAATCGGAGCGGCATTCGGCGGTTCGAGCCAAACCGTCTTCGGTAGTCGCGGCCCAGCGAACTTTCTCAGTAAGTTCACCGTCATCACGGCCTTCGTGTTCATGTTCACCTCGTTATCTTTGGCTATCCTTGCCAAAGACCGGAACTTTTCCTCCACCGTCATCGATTTGAACAAGAAGCCGGCCGAGACCGCTCCAAATTCAACGCCGTCGGACAACGCCAAACCTTCCGCCACCGAGTCCCATCCCAGCGGCGAAGGTTCTCACTAG
- a CDS encoding Branched-chain amino acid aminotransferase: protein MIPRMLQASEKIWMDGKFVAWADAQVHVLTHSLHYGLAAFEGIRCYKGKGGSAVFRLPEHVDRLFESAHIAMMEMPYDKKQLFDAIVETVRINRLEACYIRPLVYIGYGAMGLYPGENPIKVCIAAWKWGTYLGDEALTKGIRARVSSFTRHHVNVSMTRGKISGYYVNSILAKREVKADGYDEAIMLDPEGYVAEGTGENVFIVRHGALKTTPLTSILEGITRNSIIQLAKERNIPVVEERFTRDEMYVADEVFVTGTAAELTPVTEIDRRRIGTGRPGPITQALQKTFFEIVGGTDPAHRHWLTAV from the coding sequence ATGATCCCGCGCATGTTGCAAGCCAGCGAAAAAATATGGATGGATGGAAAATTCGTCGCCTGGGCCGATGCCCAGGTGCATGTGCTCACCCACTCGCTCCACTACGGATTGGCGGCGTTCGAGGGGATTCGCTGTTACAAGGGCAAGGGCGGGTCGGCTGTCTTCAGGCTGCCTGAGCATGTGGATCGGCTCTTCGAATCGGCTCACATTGCCATGATGGAGATGCCCTATGACAAGAAGCAACTATTCGACGCCATCGTCGAGACGGTGAGAATCAATCGGTTGGAGGCCTGTTACATTCGTCCGCTGGTCTATATAGGGTACGGTGCCATGGGGCTCTATCCAGGCGAAAACCCCATCAAGGTGTGCATTGCCGCATGGAAATGGGGGACGTACCTGGGGGATGAGGCCTTGACCAAGGGGATTCGTGCCCGGGTCTCTTCATTTACGCGCCACCATGTGAACGTGTCTATGACGCGCGGAAAAATATCCGGCTACTATGTGAATTCTATCCTTGCCAAGCGTGAAGTGAAGGCGGATGGCTACGATGAGGCTATCATGCTCGATCCTGAAGGGTATGTGGCCGAAGGCACCGGAGAAAATGTGTTCATCGTGAGGCACGGCGCCCTGAAGACCACCCCATTGACGTCGATCCTCGAAGGCATCACGCGAAACTCCATCATTCAGCTAGCCAAGGAACGTAACATCCCGGTGGTTGAAGAGCGATTCACGCGCGACGAAATGTACGTGGCGGATGAGGTGTTTGTCACGGGAACCGCTGCTGAACTCACACCCGTGACTGAAATCGACCGACGACGGATCGGCACCGGGAGGCCGGGTCCGATTACCCAGGCGCTACAGAAAACATTTTTTGAGATTGTCGGCGGGACTGACCCCGCCCATCGTCACTGGCTGACGGCCGTCTAG
- a CDS encoding LSU ribosomal protein L21p, producing the protein MYAIIETGGKQYRVEAGTVLQVESLPGDVGHSIHLDRVRLLHGDSGLVVGQPIVAGARVTAEIIRQGRTRSITVFKKKRRKNYRRTRGHRQGFTQLRVTEIETK; encoded by the coding sequence ATGTACGCTATCATTGAGACAGGTGGAAAACAGTATCGAGTGGAAGCGGGAACGGTGCTCCAAGTAGAGTCGCTCCCGGGCGACGTCGGTCACTCCATCCACCTCGATAGGGTCCGGTTGCTGCACGGAGACAGTGGGTTGGTTGTCGGTCAACCGATCGTCGCCGGCGCGCGCGTGACGGCGGAAATCATCCGTCAGGGACGCACCAGGTCGATCACGGTCTTTAAGAAAAAACGTCGCAAGAATTATCGTCGAACCAGGGGTCACCGGCAGGGCTTTACCCAGCTGCGGGTCACTGAGATCGAAACGAAGTAA
- a CDS encoding LSU ribosomal protein L27p, protein MATNKGGGSTRNGRDSNPQYLGVKAYGGETVKAGSIIVRQRGTKFFPGFNVGLGRDHTLFACVTGVVKFEGGRGRSKVSVYPVTAKA, encoded by the coding sequence ATGGCAACAAACAAAGGCGGCGGTTCGACAAGGAACGGTCGCGACAGCAACCCACAATACCTCGGCGTCAAGGCCTACGGCGGAGAAACGGTCAAGGCCGGTTCCATCATCGTCCGCCAGCGTGGAACGAAGTTTTTCCCAGGGTTCAATGTCGGCCTCGGTCGTGACCACACCCTCTTCGCCTGCGTGACGGGAGTGGTCAAATTCGAAGGCGGCCGCGGGCGTTCGAAGGTCAGTGTCTATCCGGTCACGGCGAAGGCCTGA
- a CDS encoding GTP-binding protein Obg — MSAFVDQVRILVKAGRGGNGACSFRREKFVPRGGPDGGDGGHGGSVAVTATTRLNTLLDLRYQKHYEAQNGEPGGGSNCHGRTGLDVCIPVPVGTMIFDDETEELLADLTVDGESCVVTQGGRGGRGNSHFATSTNRVPTHFEPGTPGEERFLRLELKLLADVGLVGYPNAGKSTLIAAVSAAQPKIADYPFTTLTPNLGVVRWTDEQAFVIADIPGLIEGAHEGKGLGFQFLRHIERTSLLLHVIDISEWATEDPVTSLEVMRHELTAYDETLAARPFAVVGTKLDIKGTGERLDRLRTYCRQRKLRFFAISAATGEGLNDCVQHIGQQVALLRKTPCETNS; from the coding sequence ATGTCTGCGTTCGTCGATCAAGTTCGAATCCTGGTGAAGGCCGGCCGAGGCGGCAACGGCGCCTGCAGTTTTCGCCGGGAAAAGTTCGTCCCACGCGGAGGACCAGACGGCGGAGACGGCGGACATGGCGGCAGCGTGGCGGTCACGGCCACGACCCGCCTCAATACCCTGCTGGATCTCCGTTATCAGAAACATTACGAAGCACAGAACGGCGAGCCTGGCGGAGGCAGTAATTGTCATGGACGTACGGGGCTCGATGTCTGTATTCCTGTTCCCGTCGGGACCATGATTTTCGATGATGAGACCGAGGAACTTCTAGCCGACCTCACCGTGGACGGCGAATCCTGCGTCGTCACACAGGGCGGCCGAGGAGGCCGAGGCAACTCTCACTTCGCCACTTCGACCAACCGTGTCCCGACCCACTTTGAACCCGGCACCCCCGGTGAAGAACGGTTCCTTCGTCTCGAATTGAAACTCCTGGCCGATGTCGGCTTGGTCGGATATCCGAACGCCGGGAAATCGACGTTGATCGCCGCCGTCTCCGCGGCGCAACCCAAGATTGCCGACTATCCCTTCACCACCCTCACCCCCAATCTGGGAGTCGTTCGATGGACCGACGAGCAGGCCTTCGTCATTGCCGACATCCCGGGTTTGATCGAAGGTGCGCACGAGGGCAAGGGGCTCGGCTTTCAGTTTCTCCGCCACATCGAGCGCACCAGTCTCTTGCTCCATGTGATCGACATTTCCGAATGGGCCACGGAGGACCCTGTCACAAGCCTTGAGGTCATGCGCCATGAACTCACGGCCTACGACGAGACGCTCGCCGCCCGTCCCTTTGCCGTCGTGGGAACCAAGCTCGACATCAAGGGCACGGGTGAACGTCTCGACCGGCTCCGCACCTATTGCCGACAACGGAAGCTTCGCTTCTTCGCCATCTCCGCCGCCACTGGCGAGGGGCTGAACGACTGCGTGCAGCACATCGGCCAACAAGTGGCCCTCCTACGGAAAACCCCGTGCGAGACGAACTCCTAA
- a CDS encoding Glutamate 5-kinase / RNA-binding C-terminal domain PUA, with amino-acid sequence MRDELLTQAKRVVIKIGSSLVASRETGLSAERIERLAGEIADVRAHGREVLVVSSGAVVSGIKKLDLREYPKSLPVKQAAAAVGQSHLMWAYEKAFERLSLRVAQVLLTHEDLADRRRFLNARHTLTTLIKFGVIPIINENDTVAVEEIRVGDNDTLAAQVAHLVDADLLVILSDVDGLFTADPRKDATATLIPLIEHITEDIERRAGMSSTFEGTGGMATKVRAAKKVGEYGVATLILNGTQTRLLPDVLCGKPGGSLFLARERRMNSRKHWIAFTLRPRGQVQLDEGAVEALARKGKSLLASGILDVTGHFEAGDPVTCITPDGKEFAKGLVNFSSIVLTRIKGLKTADIQKIPGLQEYEEVIHRDNLALLAPHRS; translated from the coding sequence GTGCGAGACGAACTCCTAACACAAGCCAAACGTGTCGTCATCAAGATCGGGAGCAGCCTAGTCGCCTCACGCGAAACCGGCCTGAGCGCCGAACGGATCGAACGGCTCGCAGGTGAAATCGCCGACGTCCGGGCGCATGGACGCGAGGTGTTGGTGGTGTCGTCCGGCGCAGTCGTGTCCGGCATCAAGAAACTCGACCTGCGTGAATATCCCAAGAGCCTGCCGGTCAAACAGGCCGCCGCGGCGGTCGGACAAAGTCACCTCATGTGGGCCTACGAGAAGGCCTTCGAACGGTTGTCGCTGCGCGTCGCGCAGGTCCTCCTGACCCACGAAGACCTGGCCGATCGACGGCGTTTTTTGAACGCGCGACACACCCTCACGACCTTGATCAAGTTCGGCGTAATTCCCATCATCAATGAAAACGATACGGTTGCGGTCGAAGAAATCCGCGTGGGCGACAACGATACCCTCGCGGCCCAAGTCGCTCACCTGGTGGATGCGGACCTGCTCGTCATTCTTTCCGATGTGGACGGACTCTTTACCGCCGATCCCCGCAAAGACGCAACCGCCACGCTGATTCCACTCATCGAGCACATTACCGAGGACATCGAACGGCGGGCCGGGATGTCTTCCACCTTCGAAGGCACAGGCGGCATGGCCACCAAGGTGCGGGCGGCCAAGAAGGTGGGGGAATATGGGGTGGCAACCCTGATTCTCAACGGAACGCAGACCAGATTGCTCCCAGATGTCCTTTGCGGCAAACCAGGCGGCAGCCTGTTTCTCGCCCGGGAACGACGCATGAACAGCCGGAAACATTGGATCGCCTTTACCCTGCGTCCCCGCGGCCAGGTTCAGTTGGATGAGGGAGCCGTGGAGGCGCTGGCGCGGAAAGGCAAGAGTCTGCTGGCATCGGGCATCCTCGACGTGACCGGCCACTTCGAGGCCGGCGACCCCGTGACCTGCATCACACCAGACGGAAAGGAATTTGCGAAGGGGTTGGTCAACTTCTCCTCAATCGTCCTGACCCGCATCAAGGGCCTCAAGACTGCCGACATTCAAAAAATTCCCGGCCTGCAGGAATATGAAGAAGTCATCCACCGGGACAACCTCGCCCTGCTCGCCCCGCACCGCTCCTAG
- a CDS encoding Nicotinate-nucleotide adenylyltransferase, producing the protein MKLGLLGGSFNPIHRCHLSIAHSAQQILQLDRILFVPTGDPPHKPSGTLAAARHRYRMVRLAIQDSPGFALTDLEIRRPGKSYSIDTVRSIQQEYGPATTIFFIIGLDAFLDLPSWKDAETLLASCHFVVISRPSVSFRTLTSIPLFHSIPEDSVIALDTARQERADVIFANGRTLTFLRLPPCEISASEIRKRLLEGSPLANLLPPPVESYILREGLYRENHDRT; encoded by the coding sequence ATGAAGCTCGGACTCTTGGGCGGCAGCTTTAATCCGATCCACCGGTGCCATCTCTCGATCGCGCACTCCGCTCAGCAGATCCTGCAATTGGATCGAATCCTCTTCGTCCCGACCGGGGATCCCCCCCACAAACCATCCGGCACCTTGGCGGCCGCCCGGCATCGCTACCGGATGGTCCGACTGGCGATTCAAGACAGCCCGGGATTCGCCCTCACGGACTTAGAAATCCGACGTCCCGGCAAATCCTATTCGATCGACACCGTCCGATCGATTCAGCAGGAATACGGACCGGCGACCACCATCTTTTTCATCATCGGATTGGATGCATTTCTGGACCTGCCGTCCTGGAAGGATGCCGAAACCCTGCTCGCGAGCTGCCATTTCGTGGTCATTTCGCGGCCTTCCGTCAGCTTTCGAACACTGACGTCGATCCCGTTGTTTCATTCGATTCCGGAAGACAGCGTGATCGCGCTGGATACGGCCAGGCAGGAGCGGGCAGATGTGATCTTTGCGAACGGCCGGACGCTGACCTTCCTTCGACTGCCGCCCTGTGAAATCTCTGCGTCGGAGATCAGGAAACGTCTGCTGGAGGGCAGTCCTCTGGCAAATCTGTTGCCCCCCCCTGTCGAATCCTATATACTTCGCGAGGGGTTATACAGGGAGAACCACGATCGTACTTGA
- a CDS encoding Ribosomal silencing factor RsfA, with amino-acid sequence MASAILDKKATDVLILHIATLTSVADYLVIGSGESERQARAIADHVCDCLTAQGEAPLSIEGTSSAKWVVMDFGDVVVHIFQKDIREHYALERLWGDAGQVSLPEERALKAGRPARATARPARTRKRV; translated from the coding sequence GTGGCAAGCGCCATCCTGGATAAGAAGGCCACCGATGTCCTGATCCTGCATATCGCCACGCTGACTTCTGTCGCCGACTATCTGGTCATCGGTTCCGGGGAATCGGAGCGCCAAGCTCGGGCGATTGCCGACCATGTTTGCGACTGCCTCACCGCTCAAGGAGAGGCCCCCCTCAGCATTGAAGGTACTTCATCGGCGAAGTGGGTCGTGATGGATTTCGGCGACGTCGTCGTTCACATTTTTCAGAAGGATATTCGCGAACACTACGCCCTCGAACGGTTGTGGGGCGACGCGGGACAGGTTTCGTTGCCGGAAGAGCGCGCACTGAAAGCCGGGCGGCCTGCACGGGCTACAGCACGTCCGGCTCGCACCCGGAAACGGGTCTAG
- a CDS encoding Biotin synthase, translating into MIDFKVLTEKALRDELLTREESLAALQAPDSRLLELLQAAFQVRERYFGKTVRLQMLLNAKSGACQEDCHYCSQSAVSTAPIERYGLLPHDQMVTGARRAAAAKAQRYCIVISGRSPLDREIADIASAVRSIKQEVPIQICCSLGLLNERQAKDLKAAGVDRINHNLNTSEAYHPSICTTHTFQDRLATIRHARTAGLEICSGGIVGMGERDEDLIDLALALREVKPDSIPINTLHPASGTPLEHCDALTPQRCLKALCLFRFLHPRTEIRIAGGREHNLRSLQPLALYPADSVFVNGYLTTPGQPAPEVWRMIEDLGFDIQVDALPITQGSEQVSQSAISLHS; encoded by the coding sequence ATGATTGATTTCAAGGTCCTAACAGAGAAGGCATTGCGTGATGAACTGCTCACCCGAGAGGAAAGTCTCGCGGCCTTGCAGGCACCGGATTCCCGCTTACTAGAACTCTTGCAAGCCGCTTTCCAAGTCCGCGAACGGTACTTCGGCAAAACGGTTCGCCTCCAAATGTTGTTGAACGCCAAGAGCGGCGCCTGCCAGGAAGATTGCCACTACTGTTCGCAATCCGCGGTCTCGACGGCCCCGATCGAACGGTACGGCCTGCTCCCCCATGATCAAATGGTGACCGGAGCCAGACGCGCGGCCGCCGCCAAAGCACAGCGGTATTGCATCGTCATCAGCGGACGCAGTCCGTTGGATCGAGAGATCGCCGACATCGCCTCGGCTGTGCGATCCATCAAGCAGGAAGTGCCGATTCAAATTTGCTGCTCCTTAGGACTCCTCAACGAACGCCAGGCGAAGGATCTGAAAGCGGCCGGTGTGGATCGCATCAACCACAACTTGAACACGAGCGAGGCCTATCACCCCTCGATCTGCACTACCCATACCTTCCAAGACCGACTGGCGACGATCCGGCATGCGCGGACGGCCGGGCTCGAAATCTGTTCCGGCGGCATTGTAGGCATGGGGGAACGCGACGAGGACCTGATCGATCTGGCGCTGGCGCTCCGCGAGGTCAAACCGGACTCGATTCCGATCAATACCCTCCATCCGGCTTCCGGTACCCCGCTGGAACATTGTGACGCCCTCACGCCGCAACGGTGCCTGAAGGCACTCTGCCTCTTCCGTTTCCTGCATCCGCGGACGGAAATTCGGATCGCCGGCGGGCGGGAGCACAATCTTCGGAGCTTGCAGCCGTTGGCACTCTACCCGGCGGATTCGGTGTTCGTGAACGGCTACCTCACCACACCGGGCCAGCCTGCGCCGGAAGTCTGGCGAATGATCGAGGACCTCGGCTTCGACATTCAGGTGGATGCGCTGCCCATCACACAGGGATCGGAGCAGGTCTCTCAGTCAGCCATCAGCCTTCATTCGTAA